TACTGAAATAACACCCGCAATTTGTTCTCTCCCCATGCTATccgcaaaaaaaactaaacatttgtcaaaataaatacagttttACATCGcaaaagtaagtaaaaaaaatatggtcTTGTGCCTGTTTTATTTTTGTCTCTCTGTCTTTGCGCTCGCTCTATTTTACCCGTAATTAATGTTGATGTAGTGTGTTGCTGTACTGAAATATCAATACAAAACAATCGTAATTTTTGTCTAAGCCTAAGCGCATAGTAAAGCGACGAGGTGCATGAGCAATTCACTTTAATCGTAGTGAAGCTCGTCTACAGCTCATCCATTGTTTgctgtcaaaaaaattttaattgttgcactcaaaattttgttcgtgtaaagtttgatctccatactactgtgagcaaaaaatagtaacactttttaatttaaatttatgactgtcagtgacaacggtgccaaatgtcacatccaAATAATCAGTAGTGTGTATActcttgtctttctgaagtacataaagtgcattcgaatTTTATgacgagtgaaattattcaacaaagaagttccaataatttttttttgcggaatcaagtttttggtgccgaaacgtttagaatgttggaaaaggtcttcggtgTTAATTGTCGCGAGTAAgggtttttgattggtacaaattattcaaatagggTAGAGATTGCGTTatcgacgaaccacgtccaggacggctatcaatatcaactgatgatcaacacgccagtaaaataaaggaatttgtgCTTGAtgatcgacgattaacagtcagagatcttactggcatcattggTATATTGGAAGGataagtgaaaaccattttgaaagatcatttgggccaaaaaaagtgaaagcacgattggttccaaaatcgttagcttcgtgtgacttctggatattcagcaaactcaaacgaccgctccggggaaaccgttttgagtcaattgaagacattaaatgtgaatcgcTACGCACATTGATGGCTATTCCGGAAACTGACTTTAACAGTTCGGAAAAGACGTTACCACAAATGTCATTACTTTCGAgtgggacgacatagattttgaagaataagttaAGAATTCTGAAGTTATGAAGagagtcttactattttttgctcatagtagtatgtatgtcaatcagaaaaaaaacttcacacaattataaaaaaaggttttaacaatataagaaaaaaagttaaagtaccagtccgggtcaaatatGATCTTGAGGTATTTtagggaatatttttttttttaaattgtcattatataacttaaatattatatttaatatcattttattatatttaattgtatatGTTTAAGCTATTATTTTTTCCTCTCGCTCTACTATGGCTTGTGCTTTACTCTAATAAATATCGATTTTCGAAACATTGTATCGATAAAAAGTAGatgtttacatttttcatattcgCTGTTCTTTTTAAATGTTGTTCGATGTATTATATTCTATATACATTCAAACTGAGTCTATAAACAAAGATTGCCTACAGTTTCTACccaaaaaatgtgtataatGTCTTGAACCAATCTTATTATTTAAAGCTAAACTCACATTAAATAACTGCTTGATTCTCTAATTTTCGATTTCGATTTTCGTAGTCTTATCCTTGCCTAAAATGTAAGTCGACCAGCTGATTGTTAGTGTGGGTAGGTAGGTTTCTGAATCCGCCTTGCCCATTCTTGAAATGTAGAATTCGTgcttataaaaatcaaaatttattataagaacCAATTCTCCGATTAAAGACAATATAATAGGAAACTTGTAAAATAGTTTTAGCAAAACAACCGTTTTAGAGCTGGAAATAATACTAAATCTTCACTATTCGTGGAGCATTTTAAtgaactgaaatttttgttgtgcCTCTTGTCATGATATTCCctttcatattaatattttttgatatttttttccaattgatCAAAATCATAAAGCACATAcccaaaaattcttcaaatattaaatgtttcaCCTTTATTATTGTTCATCATAACATATCGATactcaaaaaatcaaaagacGATTAATCGATGCCATTTGTCACAACGAAATAGCGGATGTTTATGTtacttttgaactttaaatctaaaaagaaaattataaatcaaaataaattattatattaacttCGATACCTATGAGTGGCAAGATTATCTATATCAATTTTTAAACTTACATTCACCTAATGGGAACTGGGACAATGAGAAAATTGTATCTACTTGTCTTTGCTAGTAAGGGGTATATGTTTAATATTGTATTTGGTATGAATGTGGCATGTTGattattttatatgcatacataattataaCTCCTCAGAGCATGcgcatatttttctttcaagtACATTCAATTAACATCCAAATAACTGTCCATATCAAGTCTTTTACAACgtacaaatgcatacatatttgtacacctacatatattaaaaaattaataattattgttaactatttttttttgctcatgacattcgaaaaacatttacatatgtatctacatatttcATTCGGAATTTAGATGCGAGTAAATTTTAGGGAATGAGAATGAAATCATTTTCAGTATCAAAAAAAGCAGTTTCTACTTCTTTCAACAAtaacatacagggtttgtctggaaagtaatagggCTCAGtcgattcaaaaaatttattgaaccaatcgttatagttttttaaaaactttcaaaattgggTCTGACCTCTTCCTGGCCCTCCAAAAAtgtctggtgccaccgaaacacaccattttttccacaattgactagccgctcgttcgttagctaggaacgccctctaccgaatccagtcggtgcgcgcacgctccgaagtacagtcgcggcggaagaaaatcagtcttattattttccggacaaactctgtaaTTAATCGACGATTGTCTGTGTAAATCTGCTTCTTCGGGATTCAGCTGAACTTCTGTTATTAGAAGGCTACAcagagttcaattttcgatgattcgttcgagcatttcgacaggtaactggcgaataacacgcgtgatgttctgctccaaagcctgaatcgaagcggcatTTTCCACATAGACTTTATGCATTAAatatccccacaagaaaaagtctaacggtgtgatatcatacgactTTGCTGGCCAATGGACCGTCCCAAAACTTGagattatctgctcaccgaagtgttccccCAATAATTCCATTGATAGATGCGATGTGttggaagtggcgccatctttttggcgcgataacggtcgccattgacggttacgttctcaccgacaacatttttgaagaaatatgtaccgatgattccgccggcccacaaaccacaccaaaccgttgtttatTTCTacatgaaatgacagctcttgaatctctttaggttgctcttctTCCCAAATagggcaattttgcttgtttatatacgcATTgcgccagaaatgggcctcatcgctgaacaaaatttagctcgaaaactTCGGCTCTTTAATCCAATTTAAGAGCTCggtgtaaaatgcgccaagccgTTCCAAGCGTCGGCTACGGCTGCTTAgtttttttcactgcgtgctgcACGTGGTTTATTCGGtccaatattttccaaaaatgaatgctggatctcaagatgggtcACCCATCGAATAGTTGCGAATAGtttgctcagtaggccgatcatgttgaccataagttgagcgaagcgcgtgaaacacattttttacagaacgtgaagAAAGGACAAGATCTGGGTTATAAAGCGGCGAAGGCAAAACTTCCCAAACATAATCGCTCCATACAGCGATGTTCCAACTTTTCGTATTTCAATTGCGATTCAAAAAAGTTCTCGGAATTTGCAATTACTGCTTCATTGCCTCTTTTTCCAGAGATCGTTCTATTGCGGTCTGAGCACAAGCTAAAATCGTTGGCACGGTTCTGCAGAATTCTGTGGTTTGCATCCGattttattttacacttttatgaAATCCATTTTCTACAGATATTTCGATCTTCATTCACTTTTCGAATTTACGAAATCATCGGGTCCAAGTAACCTCACTTTCTTCCGGTCAAGGACTGCTATCTCGTCTCCATTTCTCGTagttacttcaggaatgttttttGCCACTACAACAACTGGTACAGTgcgtttttatatatgtatatttttttatggttgCCGTTCGTTAAGCCCATAATTTCGAAAATGCACGATGAGTTTATGTATCCAGAAGTCATGCAAGCTATAAATAATAGTCATATCGTGCTTGTGTAGAAATCAAATCGTACACTGTACGCTACTCAGTAGTGAAttgatgattaaaattttttaaggctCTCTTCAAGCAAGCCTTGTTTCATGTCATTCCATCAAAAAACTCAAGACTTCAGTAATATTTATccgtatatgtgtatgtatgtatgtatgtaagtcggTGTTACATCTCAACCAGTCTGTTGCATTCctcaatgtaaaaaattatttctgcaTACAAACGCACACAGTCACGTCCCCACAAAGTCCTACAATCTCTGGTACATGTTGAtgaatgttttttataaaatttgtgcattatttaacaaataaaaaccaTTACTAATTTTGCATTCCTTTTGTTTAGGAAATTCATTGTGTGTGGCCAGTGAACGTCTGGTAGCCGCTACAGCGTTGATGCGTCTCAATCAACCGTTAGGCGCTAAAAATGCCAACACCGACGGCATGGATGGGCTGTTGGAGTATCCTTTCCTAACCATGACAAAATATCCTCCCGGTTTCATATTGCATCTGGGTGCTACTGTAGCCGCGCGTTCGGTGAAATTATTGGAACGTGTTCCCAATCCCGATGAGCCCGAGGTGCGTGACTCTTGGTGGACCGAATTGCGTATGGAAATACGTTCGCATGCGCGTGCGCTGGGTTGCAATGTGGTGCTGGGTTACTCCGAAGCGACGACCATTTCGTAAGTGACAATTCTAAAGTTTCTAAAGTTAGTTAGTAActcaaatttgaaatatttttttcttcatcgtacaattttttctacttttccaGTGACGATGTTTGCGTGCTATCTGCTACGGGCACAGCGGCCGTTATTAATATGGCCTACAACCGCTCCGTATCCCAAACTGATATGCTCAACGCAGCTGTAAAGCCCGTCGGCATTGGTTTCGGCGTGGGCAGTACAGGTGGCACAATGTCTGCATCGCTCGAAGAACGCGAAACGCTCAAAGATATGCGTAACGGCATTGCAAACGAAACAATTTCATCGCTGACGAAGGATACAACAATGTCCTCATCACTTGGCACCACAATACACGGTTCAGTGGGTAAGAAGAATGCAATATCGGCCAGCATGGGTATCGTGAAAAGTTCCGCGTGTAGCGTCTGTCATGTGCCGTACAATTTGGCGTCGGTGCCGTTCAATGTGAAAATGAAGAAATGTGCAATCTGTCGGAAAGGACGCGTACCAGATGTGTTGTTGGCGACACTCGAAGTGCCTGAACGTCTTCATGTCACCGGGCGTGGTTGCTTCATGCAAGCGCAAGTGGTACGCGCTAAAAAAGACTTACGTTCAGAACTGAATGCTAAAGAGATATCGGATGGTTTGCCATTTCTGGAGTACGAATTACATCGTGTGCTAATCAATAAGTTGAAGGCGAAGGGTATGAATGCCATATTCGGTTTGAGAGCACAAGTAGCCATTGGTGAGCGTATGATTGCGCTGATAGCGACGGGCACAGCACTTTTTCTGAGCGCTCTACCAGTGCCGCAGGTGCCGAAAATAGTGGCTGGGAATTCGTGGACCGACAAGCAGAAATTGAATGAATTGCAAAAGAAATTGCAGGAGACATTCGAACGCAATCAGGAAATTTATCAGCTCAAATGTATAGATCCGGATTTAATAGGCAGCGGTGTGGCAACGCTCGACAAACAGTCCGATACCGATGAGTCGGACGATGAAGTGATCGAGATCGATTTGAATTGTGGCAATAAGGACACGTGTGTGCTAGAAGTAGACGACATTGAAGATTTGGAAATTATTTCGTTGCTTATGGAAACATATCCGCCAGAAGGTTTCCACGTTGTCAACACGCAAAGTGTGCCCGGTATGTTGGAAATGGAGGCGGTAAAAAATCTGCAGATGTTCACGCAAGTATGGCGAGCCAAATTGGATGTCAGCCAAAATATTAGTGGATTCCCCAAACACTTTCAGCGGTGAGTATGCCAATTCTTTatatgaaacaataaaaaattgcattgaaattatattttcagaattttgcaGACCATTTACTTTAAACTGCGCACAATGATACCCTGTGCCATTTGCGATTTGAGATTCCGACTCGATCTGCCAGAGAGTGTAAGTATTTGATTCAGGTTACTACCTCTCTCTCTCCATACTCGCTTTTCATTGAAcgcagaaaaatttatttaacaaccTTGCAAACCCATAGGATCAGATACAGCTGCTGGTCACTGGCATGGCACTGGGTTTGGAtgatgcaaataaatttaaatatcgtCGCAAAGCGGCGGCAACCAATTTTACGAATGGCACAGCAAACGATGCACCCGATGCGAATGGTATGAGTGCAGGCAATAAGCGTACGCTACAGGAGGAGGACTACATTTTCCCCCTAGACGAAGATCAAATGGTGGAGACACCAACACCGACTTCAAATCTTCCGCCTTACGGTATGAATAGTTTCAAAATGGCGAAAACATCTCCATCACGACAGCAGAGCAAGAAAGGCACTCTTACTAACCGCAACAATTACGTGAGTATTTAcactttatacaaaaaaaatatttggttaaacTGTTTATTTTTATCAGTTCCCATTACGCGATCGCTATGGCGTTGATATTACACCACTCAGTTTTGTGCCAGGCGGTCGCATTGATAAATATCTCGGTAATTTGAACTTCTTTTTTATTCGTGAAACCACTTCAATACGAGAGAATGGCGGCATTAGCGGTTTTGTGCATTCGTTTATAACGGAGGTAAGTAACACAGTGCTGAAAcagtttataaattatataaaagctCAAGGAAAccgtaattttataaaaaaatagtactgAAAGCggacaaaaataatttatacttttAGGAAACTGATTCACTATTTGGCTACAAAGTTTCTTACACCTA
Above is a window of Bactrocera tryoni isolate S06 unplaced genomic scaffold, CSIRO_BtryS06_freeze2 scaffold_243, whole genome shotgun sequence DNA encoding:
- the LOC120780248 gene encoding C2 domain-containing protein 5 isoform X1, with the protein product MPGKVGVKIKAGRNLPVMDRSSDTTDAYVEIKLGNVTHKTDVCRKSLNPQWNTDWFRFEVDDAELQDEPLQIRLMDYDTYSANDAIGKVNISLNPLCLEMSGPTTHGKGTVLSGWIPVFDTMHGIRGEVNVIVKVDLFSDLNKFRQSSCGIPFFHSQCIPYGYRAQMIHGFVEELVVNDDPEYQWIDKIRTPRASNEARQVVFLKLSGQVQRKMGLKAINMGANAVIGYTQCFDLEGDVGVVARGIGTAVTLIKDTSSSQPAAGTADNTLIEESLNEVNAAAVASNNALVAAAAAASSGITDSPSLKRFASPAQAAVVAAAAAMPSANTLASAPSSASLVPGSSSNGGRAKLSASPSKLALNSVGAASANNPITSTAGTALNTSVSSTASTTDGGATNSIPAPSKDSMPTEMCRRSSDSDLSITPKVLHRKRNSLCVASERLVAATALMRLNQPLGAKNANTDGMDGLLEYPFLTMTKYPPGFILHLGATVAARSVKLLERVPNPDEPEVRDSWWTELRMEIRSHARALGCNVVLGYSEATTISDDVCVLSATGTAAVINMAYNRSVSQTDMLNAAVKPVGIGFGVGSTGGTMSASLEERETLKDMRNGIANETISSLTKDTTMSSSLGTTIHGSVGKKNAISASMGIVKSSACSVCHVPYNLASVPFNVKMKKCAICRKGRVPDVLLATLEVPERLHVTGRGCFMQAQVVRAKKDLRSELNAKEISDGLPFLEYELHRVLINKLKAKGMNAIFGLRAQVAIGERMIALIATGTALFLSALPVPQVPKIVAGNSWTDKQKLNELQKKLQETFERNQEIYQLKCIDPDLIGSGVATLDKQSDTDESDDEVIEIDLNCGNKDTCVLEVDDIEDLEIISLLMETYPPEGFHVVNTQSVPGMLEMEAVKNLQMFTQVWRAKLDVSQNISGFPKHFQRILQTIYFKLRTMIPCAICDLRFRLDLPESDQIQLLVTGMALGLDDANKFKYRRKAAATNFTNGTANDAPDANGMSAGNKRTLQEEDYIFPLDEDQMVETPTPTSNLPPYGMNSFKMAKTSPSRQQSKKGTLTNRNNYFPLRDRYGVDITPLSFVPGGRIDKYLGNLNFFFIRETTSIRENGGISGFVHSFITELLAVVRAHISALGGNAMVSFYMSELILVDNQHKNQGQCLISIGGDAVYVSYHADD